TGCATCTTCTGTGGAAGCCTGGTATTTAAACCTTTCGATTCCCCTTTTTGTAATCTTGTTGTGGTGCTGACAATCTGTCATTTTCTACTTTAATATTCTTTACTCGCTTTTTTTGCTCTGATTCAGGTCTGCAcaaaagaggagcaggagatcCTGCAACGAGACTCCAACAAAAGCCAGAAACTAAGAAAGAAACTCATGGGAGGTGAGAGTCAAAATATGTCAGAATTATAAATGACTAAAAtctatgaaataataatgagtGTTGATGctgaattagttttttttattttgttgacagACTGCGGAGAAAGAGACTATCTTCCACACCAAGAGGCCATAATGAAGGTTGGCTTGGAGAAGGCTGTCCAGCACAAAGAGAAACTGCTGGAATATGACAGGAATAGgtatcataaaaacacacagtctcacAAGAAGTGTTTACTGCCTGCTGGGAAATGTCAGCACTTTAACTGgacatttttattactgtagAAAGCAATCATGAAACTTGGTGATAACACTTCTCTGTCCCCTTCACCTACAGTGTCCGAAGAACGCAGGTCCTGGATGATGAGTCCGATTACTTTGCCACTGAATCCAATCAGTGGCTGTCACCCGGCGAGCGAGAAAAGCTgaggaaaaaggaagaggagcTCAGAGAACTTCGCCATGCCTCTCGCAAGGACAGGAAGATCACATTGGACTTTGCTGGTAGACAAGTGATTGATGACGGAAACAACCTCAACGAGTACTACAACAAGTAAGATAATGTGATGCGACTCGAATCAAGGCTGCAGCGGCAGATTTATGTTGTGCAGTCATGCTAAACACCTTctctttttgaaatgtttgcagGTTGGATGAGACCCTCAAGGCCATGAACTGCGACTCAAAATCACCAAAGTATTCTGCAAGACAAGGTGGAAAGcaaaacagcagagagctggTCAACCCCAACATAATGCAGTCTGCACCAGAGGTAGATATATATTGACTGGGCATAACAATGGTGTCACCTTGTGGTGTACTTTCAGCACTACATGTGAAAATAGTTCTACTTCTAATAGACTTCTATTATTATAAAACTTGTGAAATAGGTTGAAATTGACAGCTGAGTTTGCAAAGTACTTCTTGCAATCGTGAAAATTGTGCATATTGGTAATAATGAGAGTGAATGTACCTTCTAGTGGGTGGATGTTGGAGGCAGTGAAAACTACAGGAGAAACATGGAGCAGGGAAAGAGATCAACAGAGGACAAAGGAGGAGACGAACGTTCCAGGTTACGACTCCAAGacaaagagctgcaggagaTGTCTGACGGGGGCTGGTGCCTCAGCATGCACCAACCGTGGGCCTCACTGCTGGTCAAAGGCATCAAGAGGTAAGGAGTAAACAAAACCCCGGATGAACTGCAGGAGATTAAAAGCTTTTACAGAGACTTGTTTGCTGTCAGGCCAgtgaaagcagcatttttttgtgtatatgcatgtgtagGGTAGAGGGGCGAACTTGGTACACATCCCACCGGGGTCGTCTTTGGATCGCTGCTGCAGCCAAGAAACCCACCCCTCAGGAGATTGCTGAGGTGGAAACCATGTACCGCCACATATACAAGAAAggtaaacatactgtacacaagGAATCAGTAAATAAGTCAGGGGGAGCTGTTTTACATACAAACCACTGCCACAACGTCTGATATGATGTCTGTTGGTGGATCTTTGAttgctcttgttttctttgcagagcCTAGGTTTCCTAAAGACTACCCCACCGGCTGCCTGTTGGGCTGCGTCAACGTGACCGACTGCCTGTCTCAGGAGCAGTTCAGACAACAGGTCAGAGAAACAGTACACCATACTAGAATGATGACTTTAATATCAGAACTGTTGAATCACAGAACAAATCAGAGACATGGGTGGTAATTCAGGTCAGGAACCAGGCCATGGTACCTtagcaaatgacaaaaaagatcATAGTCAAGAGTGTTGTATTTTAATCCAAGTGTATCATTATAACTCTAAATAGGCTTAAAAGGAGGTGATACAGATGTGTGAATGATGCCACACAAAATCACATTGATGCTTTGCTGAGATACTTTCCTTACCACACATAACTTGaaggattttcttttcttttcttgagcGTCAATGTTTGGCTGCTTTGTATTCCAAGGTCCAAGCTGCGACAAAGCAGGGGAAATGTGTGCTTTGCTTTTGGTTGAGCTGGTGGACTATTGCTgctattgttgttttgtgttgacagCTGGAACTCTTACAGctcccatcctcctccttcttttgttttttccagtcCTCCTGCCCTTGGAGGCTGTGCTGAAGTGTAATTTCAACTTGCAGTGTGCAACAAAGCACCTCACTTAAATAGAACTCAGCACTTAGTCTTGTCATGTAATGGTACTAGTATTTTTAGAATTGTACTTTAGTTTCAGGTACTGCAATAACACTGCAGGCCCCTTGGGTATTTAGATATAAGACATCCAGAGGGCTTATGTCATCCAAGACTAAACAAtgtgagacaaaaacaacacacacatagtcaTTAAACAGCTGACAGAAACACTCTTGTgagtttaaataatttaataatgatCGCTTGGAGAAGAGTAAAATCGGGACAGTAGTATGTGTTAGGAGGATGAGCATAATTTTTCCTGCACCTTTTCTCTTGTATTTCTTGGGACTTTTACTGAGGAATACAGTATTTGACTGACCCATGCATATTGTGAAGTATCCTCTCTTACCAGCAGAGGTCAGACTGTACCTTTTCACCAGTGACTCCCCGTCTGCTTTACAGTATTTCCCACTAGAGACAGTATGCACCACAGGGCTAACCACGGAAACACAAATCCAAGCCCTCATTATACCAGTTACCCCCTACCCCCCACCAAAATGCTGATTTATACACATTACATCGGCACCAGTCTATTGTGTCTATGCTGCATAGTTTCATAGCAATTATTTCGTCTTGGACGTGAATAGCAAAGAGCGCCCTCTGATTACTGATATAACAATAGAGcgtgctgctgttttctgtgctTGTCCATTTATGTCGTCCCTGAGCACTTAAAGTGGAATCCACCCTTAACCAGTGAGTGTTACGAGGGCGCTGAATATGTGATGTGGCAAAGAACGGAGGTGCTTCATTGGCAGTATGGGCAGCCCTGCCGATTTGGACTCATAAATTGTTTACTTGAGCTTTTACACCCAAATTACTTTAAGTATTTGCAGTTTCACCAAGTATAAAGTGGAAAATACACCCTACTCCCCATTAAGTCATCATGTGTATATAGAGTCGCTCTCCCAGTCGCTGTCAATGGAACACATTTAAACTTAATTACATTGCAGTCCTGGTGTTGGCTGTTTTGCCTCTGGCTTTGGGAGAGACTGCTCTGTCTGAGGTCTGCTGGTCTTGTCCTTTTACAGTATATTAGAGCTGAAACGATTAGTCAATCAGCAGCAAATGAATTGCTAACTATTATGAGTATCAGTAAATTGTATTATAAGTCACTTTTTAAGCAAAACAGCATCTCAGATATTGCTTCTGTGATAATAATTTGCGTTTTGGGTTGAAACGACATTCTTTCCAATTGTCTGATATTCtacactaaaataataatatgtggATGCCTCTACAATAAGAATAATCATTACTTGCAGTTCTAATTATTATATGAGCAATGCCTAGCTTTAAGAATAATGACTCATCTGTGAaagtgtttgcttgtttgtaggcataacattttttaatgagAGGGTTGAGATGCGCTACAAATGCCTTATTAACGGAATGTACTCTGCCTTTTTCCCACATCAGTCAGAGTAAAATctcaaaacaaatacacacccACAAGGTGTCAGTtacttcttattattttatgttgtgaATAAACATCTACATGCCTAAGTCTTTAGCTGTCCcgtcacacaaaaacacacacatgggatAGTCACAACAGTGAAACTGTATTAACACTGCACAAACATGCCCCAAGCCTGCAAAGCTACAAGCCCtcatatacatgcacacacatgcttatAAGCAATCTTTGAGATACTGAAACAGATCACATCACAAAATTGTTGCCTCCCGTtccaattaaaagaaaacagagcaaaaaaaaacaatgatccCCTTTGAGGATGATGTTTCTGTGCGTCCTTACACACACTTTTTAACAGATTTCTGAGGAGCTTTacatttgtgtaaaaaaaaataaatatccattttaaaaatgtgtgctgCTACATGGTTTGTAATCTGACTGGTGGAACCTGTAAATCTAAGGGCTTTCCCCTTTTGTACTCTGTCCTCATTCTCTCCTCCACCACTCATTCCACCCAGGGCTGTAAAATCATGTTTGCAGGCAGTGTGACTGCCCTTTCATCCTGtgaaagggtgtgtgtgtgtgtgtgtgtgtgtgtgtgtgtgtgtgtggggtgtgtgtgtgtgtgtgtgtgtgtgtgtgtgtgtgtgtgtccacttgCACAGAGCAGCCATAAATaacacccccaccccacacaAGGCCcctcagaaaaaaagaaagaaagacagatgtaGAAAATAGTGAAGCAACCAGAGAAGAACAGTACCAAAGGGGTAATGATGGTGCTGAACAGTTGGTTAGTGTTTATTCTAGTCACCAttttggaaaaaacacagacactaatAGCTGTGTAGCCTTGAGCAGTTTAAGCTTACTACTTTTCATGTACGCAGAAGAGTGTTAGTGCATAGTAGCACACGGCTGAGCTGCTGGGCGAGTGGGTGAGATAGGAGGTAGGATTTACTGTCCTGTGCTGGCAGTTGTGGGTGGTTAAGAGGGGGGTGGTGAAGGACAGACAGCCATTATTCTTCGGGCTCTTCTAAATCTGCCCCTAGTGATGTATGAAATATTTAGAGAAAGTGGTATGTGGATATTTCAGGAAAGCATGAGAGAAACACTATGAGCACAAAAAATgcagtaaatgtaaatatttgagtATCACCGCTCCGGTGTGATAGCAGTCACTGTCCTGTTGGGGTGCTGTTGTACAAAGCAGTACCAAAAAACCTGACACCCTGCTGACAGGCAGTGAAGAAAGACCACCCCAGGCAGAGCAGGATTTCCATCTGCTTGACTTGGACCAATTCTTTCCCTCATTAGAAATTGACTGGTGTATTGATTCCCCCCCCCCATAATCTCTTACTCCTCTCAACTGCCCAACCCCCTTTACTACTGATAATTGGCCGGCCATTATGATCTGTGCTCTTGTCTCTCCACCCCTACCCCCCAGTGCTCACTCAGCAACGGGTTAAGATGTACGCCTGACCTTCCTTCTGCTGAGAAACAGAGGGGGGAAAGATAGGTATGTTACAGATTGAAAATGGGAATGCTTTTGTTGGAAGAGACACAGTGAGATAATTAAAAAGGATGAGCAGAGCGCTCTAGCCAAACTAAGCAGGTTTATGGGTGGTGTATGTGCTGCAGATGGTTTACTTCACACATACAAATGACACTCAACTgtgcagtattttttaaaaagtgcgCATAAAATGTAGTCAAACAgtattaatgtattttaagtACAACATTTGCCTACATTTGCACAGATCCATTCTCAGTCTGGTTCACAGCACAGGCAAAGGCATATCACACCCCATACAGAGCTCAAATCGCACCATCAACTTACTcctgtggtgaaaaaaaaattgattggATCAATCCACACTCTTAATAAGGGTCTAATTTATTACTTTGTTCTAGAGACCATATCATGAGCTACAGAGCTTAGTGTCTTAGTGAATAAAAGTCAGGCAGGTCTAGTCTTTTTTAACAGGCATGCCGAGAGCAAAACCAGTGACTGTTCAGTGCTGTATTGATTCGTATGAAATGACTATGAAGGCAAGAACTCAAAGTTGGCTGTTTGTGTGATCTATACATATATTATCTAATCAAAGAATACTATAAATTTCCTGACGATGGAATGTTGACAGTAATGTAATCTGGAGGTTTGAACATCAATAGAGGTTTTCAAACAGTAATGTTTGACAGATAAGCATATTTTATTAATCTCTTGTCTGTTGAAGGCTGACATAACAAGTCCCCTGGCAGTTATGTATCATCAGATAGACACATATTTGAGACATTGCTTGTATTCGATGGTTTATAGCAGTGGTCCCCAAGAGGTTTAGATataggtttcttttttttatcattaagtAAATCATCCATTTATAGACTATATTAAtacaaattcagttttattttacaaaatgaagTAAAAGGTAAGTAAGTGTTCGTAGACCCACATCTAGACATGTCATAAATGTCTTACATGCAAACAATGATGGATAATTCAATTTTTAATCATGGCTTAATGGGATACTTGAGTAAAGTTGTTAGTTATTAGTAACttctgtgcttttcctactttAACAGTGCAAACTATCTGTTTTTTCACAACATACCAAGTTGTTATAACTCATAtcaacaatacaataaaatagtTGCTTTGGTGAAAATTGCTAAatccaaatataaaaataagataacATTTGTCatgtatcatctgcatacagtatttgtATGTAACAGTATCatccatgtacagtatatgtatatgaCACTATCATCTGCATAGagtatactgtacatatgtaacagtatcatctgcatacagtgtatgtataaCAATATAACCTTCATAACGTATATGTATATAacagtatcatctgcatataGAATTTGTACGTTAGGTTGAGCGCCCTCTTGAAGGCTTTGTCTTCATATACGTAacagtatcatctgcatacagtgtatgtatatAGCAGTATCCTCTGTATATAGTATGCTTATATACAACGGTATCATCTGCATAGAGTATACATACGTAACAGTATCATCTGTGTTAACAGTGTTTTCATAAATTATAATGTGTGTTAGGACTGGCCCTAGAATAGAGTAGAGTGTGTTTCAGGTACTAATAACAAAAACGCATACAGAATAAATGATGGTGAGTGTTTACACAGCCATCTCAAAAGCTTCACATAGATCTTAGACACTGTCTCATCTGGACAGGATATGCTGTCTTAAAATAAGAGGAAGCTGAGTCAGTGCTTCTTTCACAATCCAAATTGCACTTATTGGAGAGTcgtttttcatttaaattatcaGTCAGCATTCCTCTGTATCTGCCATTTCTATTATCCCAGTGCCATTGCATCAATGCAGTTTTTATGTCCAGTTAATAAAACAAtccttttattctgtttttcattgtaGCTTTCAACTTCTTTATTATCCAACCCCATTATAGCAGAATATACTGCACTGTATGTAGACTGTGGCTCTGTAGATGAGTATGCACACCAGCACATGTCAAATAACTGCAACCATTGGCTTATACCATATCACATAGCTGCAAGCCTAGCCACTTATCTGTTAAAAGAAGTGCTGGTTTCTGTGGAATTCCATTTGTGCAAGCTCTGCCTCTGACCTCCAGAGTGGAGCTCCCGTGCTTGTTAGGCCGGCTGGAAGCTCGGACTGATGCCTGCGTTTCCTTGTGTGGTAATGTGATATTTATATGCTGAAAGCCTTCCTGCCagcatgccacacacacacacacacacactctccctctctgtcacacacacactcacaggatATATTGGATGCATTCCAAAGGAAGGTAACTCAGGCAATGCtattttttcttcccccctctctcgctctctctgtaaCATTGTGAGAATCCTTAGCAGTGGCTGCTCCCCTCTCTTCCTGCTCCCATCCCCCCTCCATCATTCTGTCTTCATATTTTTCCCAGCGTCCTCTCTCACAAGTATGCTTTACAGGCCAGGGCTGTAAAGTTGCGTGTTTTCGTGGAGAATTCAGATTATGCTCGCTGAACGGGCGTACACACACTCGCATGCAACTATGCATCGCCTCTTGCACAGGCTCAGTCACACACTAACACGCTCACattcctccccttcctcccttttccttGCTGGGCAGTTTGCCATGCCAGAGAGGTCAGACATTATGTGA
The Larimichthys crocea isolate SSNF chromosome VIII, L_crocea_2.0, whole genome shotgun sequence genome window above contains:
- the trip4 gene encoding activating signal cointegrator 1, with protein sequence MSDALLQWCVDQLHHKFGLEACEEIVQYILLIETPEEIEEYVGDLLQGTDGRKGQFIDELVVRWKTTRRQATDNTSLFLLKESVPSADSQDMTTQKKSKRKGRNKQEVVTVSQTEPEPEAVKTPIDLKRAQENSCSSSTKKKNKFVNLYNKDGQDKLSVILPGRHGCECLAQKHKLINNCISCGRIVCEQEGSGPCIFCGSLVCTKEEQEILQRDSNKSQKLRKKLMGDCGERDYLPHQEAIMKVGLEKAVQHKEKLLEYDRNSVRRTQVLDDESDYFATESNQWLSPGEREKLRKKEEELRELRHASRKDRKITLDFAGRQVIDDGNNLNEYYNKLDETLKAMNCDSKSPKYSARQGGKQNSRELVNPNIMQSAPEWVDVGGSENYRRNMEQGKRSTEDKGGDERSRLRLQDKELQEMSDGGWCLSMHQPWASLLVKGIKRVEGRTWYTSHRGRLWIAAAAKKPTPQEIAEVETMYRHIYKKEPRFPKDYPTGCLLGCVNVTDCLSQEQFRQQFPGTCEESASPFVFICTNPQELLVKFPMKGKHKIWKLETHYHQGAKKGLVPSAAE